The Haloterrigena turkmenica DSM 5511 genome includes the window GGCCTCCCGGTCTTCTCGGGGATGGAGGCCGGATTCGGCCCCCTCGTCGGAAACACCGCGGGCTACCTCTGGTCGTACCCGCTCGCGGCGGCGCTGATCGGCGCCATCGTCCACCGGGGCACCGACCTCCGAAATCCCGCCGACGTCCCCCTGCCGATCGTCGTCGTCGCGCTCGTCGCCGCGACGATCCTCATCTACGCCATGGGGACGGCGTACGCGGCCTGGCTTCAGGCCCTCGAGCCCTGGGAGGCGATCGCCGGCTACGCGCTCCCGTTCGTTCCCGCCGAGCTGGTCAAGATGGTCGCTGCGATCGCGATCGTCGAGAGCGGGCGACTCGAGCCGGTCGGATCGTGATCGCTCGAGTGACGCCGCTGACCCCGTCAGCGAGGACGCGATGATCGAGTTTCGCTCCGTTACCTACGCTTTCGACGACGTGCCCGTCCTCGAGGACGTCTCGCTGACCATCGGCGACGGCGAGTTCGTCGTCCTCGCGGGCGCCAACGGGAGCGGCAAGACGACCCTGCTGCG containing:
- a CDS encoding biotin transporter BioY, which codes for MATNRESVDLVDGDVVRQFARAAVLAALVGASIFVTIPYPFSPAPITLQVLFVFLAGLVLGPVWGAISMLLYLTAGAAGLPVFSGMEAGFGPLVGNTAGYLWSYPLAAALIGAIVHRGTDLRNPADVPLPIVVVALVAATILIYAMGTAYAAWLQALEPWEAIAGYALPFVPAELVKMVAAIAIVESGRLEPVGS